The sequence below is a genomic window from Tachyglossus aculeatus isolate mTacAcu1 chromosome X1, mTacAcu1.pri, whole genome shotgun sequence.
gggtGCCGGGCCCAGCAGCTGGCCGTGCGGCTGGAGCCCCAGGGCCTGCTCTATGCTAAGCTGACACTGTGGGAGCAGCGAGAGGCCCCGGGGGCCACCGAGCCCCGGGTCTTTGGCCTGCCCCTGCAGCTTCTGGTGGAGCGGGAGCAGCCCCCGGGCCAGGTGCCCCTCATCATCCAGAAGTGCATTGGCCAGATCGAGAGGCGGGGGCTGCGGGTGAGCTTTCGgggccctgccccacccctgaCGTCCACTCCCTCCTCCGACCCCTaaaacccttcttccctcccgaGCTTCCGCCCCCTaaaacccttcttccctcccgaGCTTCCGACCCCTaaaacccttcttccctcccgaGCTTCCGACCCCTaaaacccttcttccctcccgaGCTTCCGCTCACCCATGGACCTTCCCCGCTCCTAGGGGCGGGGTGGAGGCGGCAGCCAGAGGAGGTTGGCACGGGCCTCCCGGGGCCCCGCCAGCGGCAGTGACCTCCGCCGCCCCCCTCTTCCCGACTTCAGGTGGTAGGGCTGTACCGCCTGTGTGGATCCGCTGCGGTTAAGAAAGAGCTGCGGGATGCTTTCGAACGGGACAGCAGGGCCGTCTGTCTGTCTGAGGAGCTCTACCCTGACATCAATGTTATCACTGGTCGGTGTTGGCCATTCTGCCCTGCCCTACCTCGGCTCCCTCAAATCAcagcccttccctctgccctcaccgAGTCACAGCCTCTGGTTTCCTGCTCGTTTGACTCTTCTCCTCAGagccaccctcttcctcccctcttgtcTCTCTGCCCCCGGCCGGCAAAGCCCGCCCCGGTCCTTTCCGTTTCTCTTATCGTCGTCATCgtcaatgctattcattgagcgcttactgcgtgcagagcactggattaagcgcttgagaaagcacagtacaagagttggtagacgcgctccctgcccacaatagcgcaccccccaccccttcccctgagTCCCCAGCTGCTCTGATCCCTGGTCGAAATCCCTGTAGCCTTAAGTCTCTTCCTCTAGGCCCCACCTCCCCCAAACCTGGGCTTCCCTCTCCTCaacccctgggggtgggggcaggagacgAGAGCGGGGGGAAGTGAAGGAGCAGCCgccaagaggaaagggggaagagtcggTGGCCGTTCCCGGGACAGGGGAGCCCTGACCCAACCGAGGTTCCCGTCTCTGCAGGCATTTTGAAGGACTATCTGCGGGAGCTGCCTACCCCCCTCATTACCCTGCCGCTCTACCAGGTGGTCTTGGAGGCCATGGGGCAGGGGCCATCGGGCGGACGTGGGGCCGGCTGCCAGGACACCCGAGGACTCCTCCGCTGCCTGCCCGCCGTGGAGAGGGTGAGCGGGCCAGGGTAACTAACTGGTTGGGGGCcggtttcctccctcccccacccaacgCTGACTCGGTCTTCTCCCCCGCCTCCGCAGGCCACCCTGACACGACTCCTGGATCATTTGCGCCTGGTCTCTTCCTTCCATGCCCACAATCGCATGACGTCCCAGAATCTGGCCGTCTGTTTCGGGCCAGTGTTACTGCCTCCCCGTCAGGCGCCGGCCCGATCCCGGGGCCCCGGTCCCAGCATTTCCAATGCCGTCGACTTCAAACGTCACATTGAGGTGCTCCACTACCTGCTGCAGGCCTGGCCAGGTGAGCTTGGGCCTCAAATGCCCCACCCCACCATCGCTCCAGCCCTGGGCCTCCTCCCAGCGGACATTGCAGCTTTTGGTCCCCTATCGTCCCCGTGGGATCTGCCCACTGCCCCCTGCCCAACCCCCCGCCAACTTTCTCACTTACACAGTAGACCCCCTGGCCCCTCCCcgacttccttcttcccctccagagCCCAGTCAGAACCCGGAGTCCCCGGAGTCCCCGGAATCCCCCGATGCTGCCATTTACCTGCGCCCCAAACGGCGCCCCGCCCTGGACCTGCCGCTGGGCGACTCTTTAGTGGTGACGAGGCCCCGGtgccgagggggaccagagagCCCCCCCAGCAACCGCTATGCCGGCGACTGGAGCGTCTGCGGCCGGGACATCCTCACCTGCAGCCGGGACTTCTTGTCTGGACCTGACTACGACCAAGTGGCTGGGAGTGAcagcgaggaagaggaggcggccgtGCAGGGGAGGGCTGGGGACTTTGAAGGAGATTTTGCCTTGGTAGATGACCCCGAGGCCCCCTTCAACACTCGCCTCAACCTCAAGGACTTTGATGCCTTGATCCTAGATCTGGAGAGAGAGCTCTCAAAGCAGCTCAACGTCTGCCTCTGagtccctctctccacccaggAGGCTGTCGCCAGGGAGACCTCGGCCTGTTGCTGGGCACCAGCTCCTCATTGCCATGGACAATTTCCCTGGTGTTAGGGACCACCCTCCTGTCGCTGGGAGGCATCTTCCCCCGTCAGGAGGCACCGCTTTCTGGCCAAGGACCGTGTTCCCG
It includes:
- the SYDE1 gene encoding LOW QUALITY PROTEIN: rho GTPase-activating protein SYDE1 (The sequence of the model RefSeq protein was modified relative to this genomic sequence to represent the inferred CDS: deleted 2 bases in 2 codons) — its product is MAEPLLRKTFSRLRGREKLPRKKSDVKERGRPAQPPEPLAPAAPQAEPQAAGRPPGGEEAPSSELSRSPGRGVYLQSLEPSSRRWVLGGAKAPEEAPRGPGAAGQPAGEIWYNPIPEDEPGPQAGPGKGQDRAAPGGPPAAGGPPGSPPAKGARGPKSPGPARRLSLKMRKLPELRRRLSLRGPRAGREREREGERAAPAGSVISRYHLDSSVGAAGGAARAAGRGGRPGRPGRPGHLSDGDSPERPRRPEPAAFRPYEPAPQPRGPPALWGRLSLHLYGLGGLRRPPGPPGPPGPVPCEPFCLLQVDGAPRARTGPLQAGPGPDCLRLDHTFHLELEAARLLRALVLAWDPGARRHRPWAQGTVLLPPLFRGCRAQQLAVRLEPQGLLYAKLTLWEQREAPGATEPRVFGLPLQLLVEREQPPGQVPLIIQKCIGQIERRGLRVVGLYRLCGSAAVKKELRDAFERDSRAVCLSEELYPDINVITGILKDYLRELPTPLITLPLYQVVLEAMGQGPSGGRGAGCQDTRGLLRCLPAVERATLTRLLDHLRLVSSFHAHNRMTSQNLAVCFGPVLLPPRQAPARSRGPGPSISNAVDFKRHIEVLHYLLQAWPEPSQNPESPESPESPDAAIYLRPKRRPALDLPLGDSLVVTRPRCRGGPESPPSNRYAGDWSVCGRDILTCSRDFLSGPDYDQVAGSDSEEEEAAVQGRAGDFEGDFALVDDPEAPFNTRLNLKDFDALILDLERELSKQLNVCL